In Quercus robur chromosome 11, dhQueRobu3.1, whole genome shotgun sequence, the following proteins share a genomic window:
- the LOC126704794 gene encoding uncharacterized protein LOC126704794 — protein MSNFFYRDVSNTLLMDQDSNKVRSSIPSCMKHRSIWEVNTREALTAKRRTMVSTKQKVEDEVVASVNHITITEVTKEESPIEDDAEDAPPTFEEGVRFTIDELKEVNIGTTEDPRPVFINANLSLEEEDAHVELLKEYRDVFAWTYKEMPGLDPKVAVHHLSIEGEVNKLIGAGFIREVKYATWISNIVPVRKKNGQIRVCVDFRDLNRACPKDEFPLPLTEIMVDATVGHEALSFMDGFSGYNQIHMAPKDEELTAFRTPKGIYYYKVMPFGLKNAGATYQRAMQRIFDDILHKNVECYIDDLVVKSKK, from the exons ATGTCGAATTTCTTTTACAGAGATGTTAGCAACACACTCCTCATGGATCAAGATTCAAACAAGGTTCGAAGCTCCATTCCATCTTGCATGAAGCATAGAAGTATTTGGGAAGTAAATACTAGAGAAGCCTTGACTGCAAAAAGGCGTACAATGGTGTCTACAAAACAGAAGGTGGAGGATGAGGTTGTTGCTTCAGTAAATCATATAACAATCACTGAAGTCACAAAGGAGGAGTCCCCTATTGAAGACGACGCTGAAGATGCTCCACCCACATTTGAAGAAGGCGTACGGTTTACAATTGATGAATTAAAGGAAGTCAACATTGGCACTACTGAAGACCCTAGGCCAGTCTTTATAAATGCAAATTTGtccctagaagaagaagatgctcATGTTGAACTCCTCAAAGAGTATAGGGATGTTTTTGCTTGGACATACAAAGAAATGCCAGGTCTAGATCCAAAGGTTGCTGTTCACCACTTATCA ATTGAAGGTGAGGTCAACAAACTTATTGGAGCTGGCTTTATTCGTGAAGTCAAGTATGCCACATGGATATCAAACATTGTCCCTGTAAGAAAGAAGAATGGGCAAATTCGTGTTTGTGTAGACTTTCGTGACCTTAACAGGGCATGTCCAAAAGACGAATTTCCTCTTCCTTTAACAGAAATTATGGTTGATGCTACAGTAGGCCATGAAGCTCtttcatttatggatgggtTCTCTGGTTACAATCAAATTCACATGGCTCCAAAAGATGAAGAGCTCACCGCTTTTCGTACTCCAAAAGGAATATACTACTATAAAGTTATGCCTTTCGGATTAAAGAATGCGGGCGCCACTTATCAAAGGGCAATGCAAAGAATCTTTGATGACATACTTCACAAGAATGTAGAGTGCTATATTGATGATTTGGTTGTGAAGTCGAAGAAGTGA